A single region of the Ancylobacter novellus DSM 506 genome encodes:
- a CDS encoding Bug family tripartite tricarboxylate transporter substrate binding protein, with translation MSLRLLKAAAAALTLCAFAPAMAPGPAAAQSFDRPVRIVVPFAPGGTSDILARLIAPKLSEAVGQPVVVENKPGAAGNIGADAVAKARPDGHTLLLMDIGSLAIAPSLFSDLSYNVETDLAPVGMVMFGPYVLAVNPSVPAKNVSELVAYAKANPGKLAVANSGVGALNHITAVALARDLGIDWKNVPYKGGSAASRAVVSGESTVIINGATATLPFVTNGQLVGIAVTGDERLKALPNVETFKEAKLPLDDAGTWQGLLTSGKTPPEVVAKLNAELNKILAMPEIQSKIAEQGGSVRPGTPDAVKTWLTTNIKSWGDIVRAADIKTN, from the coding sequence ATGAGCCTTCGCCTTCTCAAGGCGGCCGCGGCCGCTCTCACCCTTTGCGCCTTCGCGCCCGCCATGGCTCCCGGCCCCGCCGCCGCGCAGAGCTTCGATCGCCCGGTGCGCATCGTGGTGCCCTTCGCGCCCGGCGGCACGTCCGACATTCTCGCCCGCCTCATCGCGCCGAAGCTCTCCGAGGCCGTCGGCCAGCCGGTGGTCGTCGAGAACAAGCCCGGCGCCGCCGGCAATATCGGCGCCGACGCGGTCGCCAAGGCCCGCCCGGACGGGCACACGCTGCTGCTGATGGATATCGGCTCGCTCGCCATCGCGCCCAGCCTGTTCTCCGACCTCTCCTATAATGTCGAGACCGACCTCGCCCCGGTCGGCATGGTCATGTTCGGCCCCTATGTGCTGGCGGTGAACCCCTCGGTGCCGGCCAAGAACGTGTCCGAGCTCGTTGCCTACGCCAAGGCCAATCCGGGCAAGCTGGCAGTCGCGAACTCCGGCGTCGGCGCGCTCAACCACATCACCGCCGTGGCGCTGGCGCGCGATCTCGGCATCGACTGGAAGAACGTCCCGTATAAGGGCGGCTCGGCCGCCTCGCGCGCCGTCGTCTCCGGCGAGAGCACCGTGATCATCAACGGCGCGACCGCGACGCTGCCCTTCGTCACCAACGGCCAGTTGGTCGGCATCGCCGTCACCGGCGACGAGCGGCTGAAAGCGCTGCCGAACGTCGAGACGTTCAAGGAGGCGAAGCTGCCGCTGGACGACGCGGGCACCTGGCAGGGCCTGCTCACCAGCGGCAAGACGCCTCCGGAGGTCGTCGCCAAGCTGAATGCGGAACTGAACAAGATCCTCGCCATGCCGGAGATCCAGTCCAAGATCGCCGAGCAGGGCGGCTCGGTGCGCCCCGGCACGCCGGACGCGGTGAAGACCTGGCTCACCACCAACATCAAGAGCTGGGGCGACATCGTGCGCGCAGCCGACATCAAGACCAACTGA
- a CDS encoding tripartite tricarboxylate transporter permease: MELFDNLLLGLSTALQLNNLIYCLIGVVIGTAIGVLPGIGPIPTVALLLPFTFGLAPASALIMLAGIFYGAQYGGSTTAILVNVPGETSSVVTCLDGHEMAKRGRAGPALAIAAISSFFAGTVATVVIAVLSLPLAALALKFTAVEYFSLLVLGLFAAVILAHGSVAKSLAMVFLGLLIGTVGIDVNSGVARMTFGIPALSDGLDFVPVAMGMFGLAEIIANLERPAVRQVVSQKLRDLIPSRADLRAAFPAMLRGTVIGSALGVLPGGGAALPPFTAYALEKKVAKDPSRFGKGAIEGVAGPEAANNAGAQTSFIPLLTLGIPANALMALMIGALMMQGIQPGPQVMTEQPELVWGVIASMWTGNLMLLVINLPLVGLWVSMLKIPYRLLFPAIVLFCCIGTYGISNSAFNVWLMLGCAVVGYFFIKVGVEPAPLLLGLVLGPQLEENFRRAMQLSDGDPSVFVTRPISALLLLVVAVMLLAMLSPAVLKTRERALAE; the protein is encoded by the coding sequence ATGGAACTCTTCGACAATCTTCTCCTCGGCCTTTCGACGGCCCTGCAGCTGAACAACCTGATCTACTGCCTGATCGGCGTGGTCATCGGCACGGCGATCGGCGTGCTGCCGGGCATCGGGCCGATCCCGACCGTGGCGCTGCTGCTGCCCTTCACCTTCGGGCTCGCGCCGGCCTCGGCGCTGATCATGCTCGCCGGCATCTTCTACGGCGCGCAGTATGGCGGCTCGACCACGGCCATCCTGGTCAACGTGCCCGGCGAGACCTCCTCGGTCGTCACCTGCCTCGACGGGCACGAAATGGCCAAGCGCGGCCGCGCCGGCCCGGCGCTCGCCATCGCGGCGATCTCCTCCTTCTTCGCGGGCACGGTCGCCACGGTGGTGATCGCGGTGCTCAGCCTGCCGCTGGCGGCGCTGGCGCTGAAATTCACCGCGGTCGAATATTTCAGCCTGCTGGTGCTCGGCCTGTTCGCCGCCGTCATCCTCGCCCACGGTTCGGTGGCGAAGTCGCTCGCCATGGTCTTCCTCGGGCTGCTGATCGGCACGGTCGGCATCGACGTGAATTCCGGCGTCGCCCGGATGACCTTCGGCATTCCGGCGCTGTCGGACGGGCTGGATTTCGTGCCCGTCGCCATGGGCATGTTCGGCCTCGCCGAGATCATCGCCAATCTCGAACGACCGGCGGTCCGGCAGGTGGTGAGCCAGAAGCTGCGCGACCTCATTCCCTCACGCGCCGACCTCCGGGCGGCCTTCCCGGCCATGCTCCGCGGCACCGTCATCGGCTCGGCTCTCGGCGTGCTGCCGGGCGGCGGTGCGGCGCTGCCGCCCTTCACCGCCTATGCGCTGGAGAAGAAGGTCGCCAAGGACCCCTCGCGCTTCGGCAAGGGCGCCATCGAGGGCGTCGCCGGGCCGGAGGCGGCCAACAATGCCGGCGCGCAGACCAGCTTCATTCCGCTGCTCACGCTCGGCATTCCCGCCAACGCCCTGATGGCGCTGATGATCGGCGCGCTGATGATGCAGGGCATCCAGCCCGGCCCGCAGGTGATGACCGAGCAGCCCGAGCTGGTCTGGGGTGTCATCGCCTCCATGTGGACCGGCAACCTGATGCTGCTCGTCATCAACCTGCCGCTGGTGGGCCTGTGGGTGTCGATGCTGAAGATTCCCTACCGGCTGCTCTTCCCCGCCATCGTGCTGTTCTGCTGCATCGGCACCTACGGCATCTCCAACAGCGCCTTTAATGTCTGGCTGATGCTGGGCTGCGCCGTGGTCGGCTACTTCTTCATCAAGGTCGGCGTCGAGCCGGCGCCGCTGCTGCTTGGGCTCGTGCTCGGGCCGCAGTTGGAGGAGAACTTCCGCCGCGCCATGCAGCTCTCCGACGGCGACCCGTCGGTGTTCGTCACTCGGCCGATCAGCGCGCTGCTGCTCCTCGTCGTCGCGGTCATGCTGCTCGCCATGCTCTCGCCCGCCGTGCTGAAGACCCGCGAGCGGGCCCTGGCCGAATAG
- a CDS encoding LysR substrate-binding domain-containing protein produces MFELSHLRCFVAVAEELHFGRAAARLNLTQPPLSRQIQLLEHTLDVRLLERTSRSVSLTRAGHSFLPEARRLLRLAEGAALAARRTASGDVGSITLGFTAASGYDFLPRLITHFRSAAPGIDLVLKEMVSTDQFESLTSGLIDVGLVRPTFNRREVVSLCVVREPLLLAAPSGHPLTNAPEVQLADLDRQPMVTYSPYEARYFYDLLATLFATAGITPRYVQHISQVHSILGLVKAGIGLALVPRAARNLGFEGVVLRPLALGTSPTVELHAIWRPANANPAIPTLHSTLQRLVSKSEQDD; encoded by the coding sequence ATGTTCGAGCTCAGCCATCTCCGCTGCTTCGTTGCCGTCGCCGAAGAGCTGCATTTCGGCCGGGCGGCCGCGCGCCTGAACCTGACCCAGCCCCCTCTCAGCCGGCAGATCCAGCTTCTGGAACATACGCTCGACGTTCGGCTGCTGGAGCGTACCAGCCGCTCGGTGAGCCTGACCCGCGCGGGCCACAGCTTCCTGCCGGAAGCGCGGCGGCTGCTGCGGCTGGCAGAAGGCGCGGCGCTGGCCGCAAGGCGGACGGCGAGCGGCGACGTCGGCTCCATCACGCTCGGTTTCACCGCCGCATCCGGCTACGATTTCCTGCCGCGCCTCATCACCCATTTCCGATCCGCGGCGCCGGGCATCGATTTGGTGCTCAAGGAAATGGTGTCGACGGACCAGTTCGAGTCGCTGACATCCGGGCTCATCGATGTCGGCCTAGTAAGGCCGACCTTCAACCGGCGCGAGGTCGTCTCGCTCTGCGTAGTCCGCGAGCCGCTGCTGCTGGCGGCCCCAAGCGGTCATCCGCTGACCAACGCGCCGGAGGTGCAACTCGCGGACCTCGACCGGCAGCCGATGGTCACCTATTCGCCCTACGAGGCCCGCTATTTCTACGACCTTCTGGCGACGCTTTTCGCCACGGCGGGAATAACGCCGCGCTATGTCCAGCATATCAGCCAGGTGCATTCCATCCTGGGCCTGGTGAAGGCCGGCATCGGGCTGGCGCTGGTGCCGCGCGCCGCCCGCAATCTGGGCTTCGAGGGCGTGGTGCTGCGCCCTCTGGCGCTAGGGACCTCGCCGACCGTCGAGTTGCACGCGATCTGGCGGCCGGCCAATGCCAATCCGGCCATTCCGACGCTGCACAGCACGCTGCAGCGCCTGGTGTCGAAATCCGAACAGGATGACTGA
- a CDS encoding tripartite tricarboxylate transporter TctB family protein, which yields MTRRRFGWPDLLFGGFLIVVAAGTLVATRNLVGGTAADMGPGYMPRAIALMLLAFGVFFAVRGVLRGPVGIETVQLRPILGVGAAVGVFALLIESGGLALASFAAILIAAVASRESRFFEVILFGLGVTAAAVLLFVKALALPVSIWPW from the coding sequence GTGACCCGCCGTCGCTTCGGCTGGCCGGACCTGCTGTTCGGCGGTTTCCTGATCGTGGTGGCGGCGGGCACTCTCGTCGCCACTCGTAACCTCGTCGGCGGCACGGCCGCCGACATGGGGCCCGGCTACATGCCGCGGGCCATCGCGCTGATGCTGCTCGCCTTCGGCGTCTTCTTCGCTGTCCGTGGTGTGCTGCGCGGTCCCGTCGGCATCGAGACGGTGCAGTTGCGGCCGATCCTCGGGGTCGGCGCCGCGGTGGGGGTCTTCGCCCTGCTGATCGAGAGCGGTGGCCTGGCGCTCGCCTCCTTCGCCGCCATCCTCATCGCCGCCGTGGCCAGCCGCGAGAGCCGCTTCTTCGAGGTGATCCTCTTCGGGCTCGGCGTCACCGCCGCAGCGGTGCTGCTCTTCGTCAAGGCACTGGCGCTGCCCGTGTCCATCTGGCCCTGGTGA
- a CDS encoding aldolase/citrate lyase family protein, producing MDLPVNSFKRALVAGRQQIGFWNSMTSPTATEILAGSGFDWLIIDGEHAPNDVPGVLSQIHAMMENTTHPIVRIPVNDPIVFKRFLDIGTQTFLVPMVETVEQAQAAVAATRFPPHGIRGFAGAARASRYGRVANYHSRAHEELCILVQIETQQALDNIEAIAAVEGIDGLFVGPGDLSSDLGYLGDQGNPYIVELIERTLHRIVATGKPAGILTGDEALARRYMAAGSTFTAVGIDTGTLARSTEAIAKKFKA from the coding sequence GTGGACCTGCCCGTTAACAGCTTCAAGCGCGCCCTGGTGGCCGGCCGTCAGCAGATCGGCTTCTGGAACAGCATGACGAGCCCGACCGCCACCGAGATCCTCGCCGGCTCCGGCTTCGACTGGCTGATCATCGACGGCGAGCACGCGCCGAACGACGTTCCGGGCGTGCTGTCGCAGATCCACGCCATGATGGAGAACACGACGCACCCGATCGTGCGCATCCCCGTCAACGACCCCATCGTCTTCAAGCGCTTCCTCGACATCGGCACGCAGACCTTCCTCGTGCCGATGGTCGAGACCGTCGAGCAGGCGCAGGCGGCGGTGGCGGCGACGCGCTTTCCCCCGCACGGCATACGCGGCTTTGCCGGCGCCGCGCGCGCCTCGCGCTATGGCCGCGTGGCGAACTACCATTCCCGCGCGCACGAGGAGCTCTGCATCCTCGTGCAGATCGAGACCCAGCAGGCGCTCGACAACATCGAGGCGATCGCCGCGGTGGAGGGCATAGACGGGCTCTTCGTCGGGCCGGGCGACCTCTCTTCCGACCTCGGCTATCTCGGCGACCAGGGCAATCCCTACATCGTCGAGCTGATCGAGCGGACGCTGCACCGCATCGTCGCCACCGGCAAGCCGGCGGGCATCCTCACCGGCGACGAGGCGCTGGCGCGCCGCTACATGGCGGCCGGCAGCACCTTCACCGCCGTGGGCATCGACACCGGCACGCTGGCACGCAGCACCGAGGCGATCGCGAAGAAGTTCAAGGCCTGA